Sequence from the Actinomyces slackii genome:
CCCGAGTTGAGGGCCAAGACTTGAGGAGATCTGTATGTCCGGCCTGTTGTCCTCCCGCAAGCGCCTCGCCGTCGTGGTTGGGGCACTGATGCTCGCAGCCGCGGTGGGACTGGCCGTGTTCAAGCCGTGGCTGCTCTTCGTCGATGCATCCGTCGACGATGAGATCCCGGTCTTCTCGGTGACCACGACTCCGCCGGCGGCTGAGGGCGGCGCGCCCGAGGCGCGGTCGCCGAACCAGGACGCCTCCGAGCCGACCGTACCCACCGCGAGCGCCTCCCAGGAGGAGGCTCAAGGACCTTCGACCGCCGCGCAGGGCCCTGTGCAGGTGGCCAGCGGCTCCTTCATCTCCCACGAGCATGACACGAGTGGCACTGCGCGGATTCTGAGCCTGCCCGATGGGTCTCACCAGCTGGTGCTGGAGAACCTGTCGACGTCGAACGGTCCCGATGTGCGGGTCTGGCTCAGCGCTGGGCCGGTGATCGAGGGCAGGGACGGCTGGTTCACGGCCGGCCGGTACGAGCACCTCGAGGTCGCGCCCATCAAGGGCAACCTCGGCAACCAGGTCTACGATCTGCCGGCAGGAACGGACCCGTCCGCGTGGACGAGCGTGGTGCTGTGGTGCGAGGACTTCAGCGTCTCCTTCGGAGCCGCTGAACTGGCATCGGCATGACCGCGGTGAGGACCCGCATCCTCACCCAGGAGAATCGTGCGCGAGAAGGGACTCGAACCCTTACGCCCGAAGGCACCAGGACCTAAACCTGGGGCGTCTACCAATTCCGCCACTCGCGCTCGCCCGGCACTCTACCGTCCGCCCCCGAAGCGCTGGGGCGGTCACTGGGGCCGGATCTATGAACCATGCCACCCAGCCGCCCGCGGCCTGGCGCTCGTGTCGCCGATCGTCAGACGCCCCGGCTCAGGCCCGACCGCCGGTCAGTGTGCCTCAGTCGATGCCCAGATCGGCGCGCAGGCGCCTCACGTGGCCCGTGGCCTTGACGTTGTAACGCGCCAGGGAGACCTTCCCGGCGGGATCCACGACCACCGTCGAGCGGATCACCCCGGTGTAGGTCTTCCCATAGTTCTTCTTCTCCCCCCACACGCCCCAGGCCTCCATGACGGCGTGGTCGGCATCTGACAGCAGTGGGAATGGCAGGTGGTGGCGGTCGGAGAACTTGGCCTGCATGGTAGTGGAGTCGGGAGAGATCCCGACGATGCGATAGCCCGCGGCCTCCAGGGAGGCCAGGGAGTCACGGAAGTCGCAGGCCTGTTTGGTGCACCCCGGGGTGCAGGCCTTGGGGTAGAAGTAGACGATCACACCCTTGTCCGCCGAGGCGCACAGCTCACTGAGCCGGACGGTGGTGCCCTGAGCATCGGGCAGGGCGAAATCTGGTGCGGCATCGCCGACGGCGAGCTGGGCCATGGGTCCTCCTTCGGCTCCGATTCCTCTGTGCTCATCCTCGCATCAGCGGGCCTGAATTGTCAGGAGTGCTCAGATGCAGTTTCGTGATTTCGCGAACGCCGAGGCCCTGGATCCGCCTATCAGCGAGGCGCTCAGGCGGCCAGGGCCAGGGCGCTGCGCGCAGCGGCCACGCGCTCCAGGGCCCGCTCCAGGCGGGAGGGGGAGGCGGCCCCGCCCAGGGACTCCAACTCGGCGTGGGCGGCGAGCAGCTCGCGCTCGGCGGCCTCGCGGGCGGCGGCCTCCTGCTCGACGGGGTTGCGTGCGGTGCGGTTCATCTGCGTCGTGCGGTTCATCGTGGTCTCCTTGACTTCTCATCGTCTGCCTCGTGGGCCCTGCGCGCCGGGTGAAGGGCGGGTGACTCCTACAGCCCCGGAGGGCGGATCGGGCCCGCGCCGCGCAGGGGTGGCCGGGCCCGCTGCGCGGGGCCTGCGGCCCGCACGAGGAATGCTGGGCGCACCAGAAGCGGGGGAGGGAACTCCATTCCCTGAACCGGTGCGTTCACCGCCGACTCATGCGTCAGGAACATCCTGCTCGTCATGACGGTGAGCCTGCTGGGGATCCGGTCGCGTCACCGGGATCCTGCAGCCAGGACTGTCCTCGTGGTACACCGCCAGGGACTTGAACCCTGAACCCACTGATTAAGAGTCAGTTGCTCTGCCAATTGAGCTAGCGGTGCTCCGCCCAGCCGGGCGGTTCGCCCCGCGGTGGGAAGTCGGCCGGTTGACCGTTCCTCCGGGAGCCGTACACCGCCAGGGACTTGAACCCTGAACCCACTGATTAAGAGTCAGTTGCTCTACCAATTGAGCTAACGGTGCATGCCGTGCAGTGCTCGCGAGAAGCGCTTGCGCTGGCGACAGAGGCAGACTTTACGTCGCCCTTCGCCGCTCGTCCAGTTCGTTGGGGGCGCGAAGGGTGGTTTGTGCGGGAAGTCTCATGGGGGTGCGATGAGGGCGCTGCCAGTCGGCATCACACCGCCATCTGGACCCGTGACGCCCGCCCACGCGGTACGGTGGAGCCGTGACTGACCCGATCGTGACTCTGGCCACCTGCGCCGACTTCCCTGAGCTCGACGAGGATGACCGCGGCCTGCCCGATGCGCTGCGCGAGCGGGGCATCGAGCCCAGGATCGCCGTGTGGGACGACCCCTCCGTGGACTGGGCCGATGCGGGCACCGTGGTCCTGCGCAGCGTGCGCGACTACGCCCGCAAGGGCAACTACACCAACTTCCTGGCCTGGTCCCGCTCGCTGCCGCGCCTGGCCAACCATCCCGACGTCGTCGCCTGGAACTCCGACAAGCACTACCTCACGCGCCTGAGCGACCTGGGGGTGCCCACCATCCCCACCACCTGGCTGGAGCCGGAGGCCCAGTACTCCAAGCACCAGGTGCACACGCGCTTCCCGGCCCTGGGTGACTTCGTCGTCAAGCCCGCGATCTCCTCGGGCGGGCGGGGCACGGGCCGTTACACCGCCACGGATGCGCGCTCGCGCTCGGCGGCCATCAACGACGCCATGCACCACCTGCGCCGGGAGCGCTCGGTGATGGTGCAGCGCTACCTGGAGGAGGTCGACCGCAAGGGGGAGGTCTCCCTGGTCTACTTCAATGGCGTGCTGTCCCACGCCGTGGAGAAGGCCCCGATGCTCCACCCCTCCTTCCGCTCCACCGATGAGATCCATGAGGAGATCGTCACGGCCCGCGAGCCCAGTGAGCAGGAGTGGCTCTGGGGCGAGCGCGTGCGCAAGGCCATCCACCGGCTCATCAAGGAGACCGCCGGGCGTGACATCCAGTTGCTTTTCAACCGCGTCGATGTGGTGGGCGACGGCAAGGGCGGCTTCTACCTCATGGAGGTCTCGCTCATCGACGCCGGCCTCTATCTGGGCTCCGTCCCCGACGCCCTGGAGGGCTTCGCCGACGCCATCGCCCAGCGCGTGTTCTGGTGACTCGGGTCCTTCGTCGGCGCTCTGACCGCTCCGTTGCGGGCAGGTGAGGGTTCCCGATCAAGGCCATAGCCTTGATCGGGCCACATCAAGGTTCTAGCCTTGATGCGCCTGGTTCAGCCGGGCTTCCCCGTTGCCCTCTGAGCGGCGATGACCGCCAGCGCCCTGAAGGAGTCCCATGCTCCCCACGATCCTCATATGTGTCGGGACAATCGCGGTTTCCGTGGTCCTGGGCGCGCACCTCGTAGACCTGCTCTTCAAAGTTATCGACCGGACCGCCAAACCATCGAGCAGTGGCAACAGCGTGCTGCTCGCCAATGAGGAAAAGCTGGGGATGCACCATGGGATGTGGATTGGGGGGCTGGAGCGACTCGCCGTGACAGGGCTGCTCCTCTCCGGGCGCTACGAACTGCTCATGGGAGTGATCGCCATCAAAGTCCTGGCGCACTGGACCGGGGCCAAGGACTCACCGGAGCGGCCTGGCGCCGTCGAGCGCCTCACGATCGGAACCCTCGCCTCGCTCATCTGGGCAGTGGCCTGTGGTCTTGCAGGGAAGGCGCTGCTGGCATGGGTGTGACAGCGGCGTGATGGCCATGTGATAGGTAAGAGGCATGCGCACACTGCTCAACGTCATCTGGGTGGTCTTCGGGGGCTTCTGGCTGTTCCTGGGCTACCTGTTCTTCGGCGTCATCGCCTGCCTGCTCATCATCACCATCCCCGCGGGCGTGGCCTGCTTCCGGATCGCCGGCTACGTGCTGTGGCCCTTCGGCCGCGAGGTCGTCCCCGCGCCCGGAGCCGGGGCCATGAGCGGGATCTCCAACATCATCTGGTTCCTCGTGGCCGGGCTGTGGCTGGCCATCGGCCATGTGACGACGGCCTGCGCCCAGGCGGTCACGATCGTCGGGATCCCCTTGGCGATCGCCAACATCAAGCTCATCCCGGTGACCTGCTTCCCCTTCGGCAAGCAGGTGGTGGCCGGCCGCGGCATCCTGTGAGCCGCCGCGGCCGGCACCCGTGCCGGCGCCGGCCACCTAGGCGCGGTGGCGCCCCTGATCATCCTGGGCTCACAGGCTGATGCGTCGCGTGGCCGCCCAGTACCCGCCGTAGCACACGGCCAGGAAGACCGCCGTGATGCCCAGGGCGGGGCGCTGGAGGGGATCGAAGACGATGAGCAGGCACGAGGCGCTGGCCAGGATGAAGGCGGCCAGGGGCACCCACGGGTAGGCGGGGGCGCGGTAGGACAGGTCTTCAATGCTGCGCCCCTCGGCCAGCCAGCGGCGTCGGAAGGACAGGTGAGAGGCGGAGATCGCCACCCACACGAGCACCACGGCCAGGCCCGAGACCGAGACCAGCACCAGGTAGACGGTCGAGGCGGCATAGGTGGACGTCAGCAGTGAGGCCAGTCCTCCCACCATGGATAGGCCCATCGCCAGCGCCGGCACACCGAACCTGTTGGTATGCGCCAGCACGCGGGGCAGGGTGCCCTCATTGGCCAGCGACCACAGCATGCGGGTCGAGGCATACAGGCCCGAATTGGCCGCCGAGAGGATCGCGGTGAGGATGACGATGTTCATGATGGTCCCGGCCGCCGGCACACCGATGCGATCCAGCACGGTGACGAAGGGACTCTGCTCCACCCCGGCGTCCTTCCACGGGATGAGCGCGGCGATGATGACGATGGAGCCGATGAAGAAGATGACCAGTCGCACCAGGGTCGCCCGGATGGCGCGGGGGATCGTGGTGCCGGGGTCCTTGACCTCGCCGGCGGTGATGCCGATCAGCTCGGTGCCCGAGAAGGCGAAGTTCACCGCCAGGATCGTGGTGAACACGGCGCCGAAGCCATTGGGGAACAACCCACCGCTGGTCAGATTGGTCAGCATCGGTGCGGAAGTAGCGCCCTCATAGGGCAGCAGTCCCACCACGGCGGCCCCGCCCAGGATGATGAAGGCGATGATGGCGATGACCTTGACCCCGCTCAGCAGCGTCTCCGCTTCGGCGAAGACCTTCACCGAGACCATGTTGAGCACGAGGATCAGGACGATGAACAGCGCCGCCCACACCCAGACCGGCACGCTGGGGAACCAGCCGTTCATGATCATGGCCGCCCCCGTGAACTCGCTGCCCAGGGCCACCGTCCAGGTCAGCCAGTACAGGACCGCGGTGGTGAAGCCAGTGGCCGGGCCGATGAAGCGCCGTGAGTAGACGTGGAAGGCGCCGGTGAAGGGCATGGCCACGCTCAGTTCGCCCAGGCACACCATGACCAGGTAGACGATCACCGCGCCGATGCCGTAGGCCAGGATCGTGCCGAAGGGCCCGGCCTGGTTGATGGTGTAGCCCGTGGACAGGAACAGGCCTGTGCCGATCACCCCGCCAAAGCTGATCATCATGAGGTGACGGGTGCTCATGCGCCGCTCCAGGGCGTCGACATGCCCGGTGCGCTGAGGATCAGGGGATGCCTGGGTGGGGGAGGGGCTCGGGTCGGACATGACCGGGACGCTAATGCTCCCTCCCATCAGCCGCGAGATTTTCTCACGGTATGAGCCTGCTGCGGTGCTGGAATCCCCTCCACTATGGCCTCACGCCCCCGCTAGGCTCGCCTCATGGCCATCCCTGCCGCCCCTGCCAGTCAGTGCGCCCGGCCTGGCGACCTGGCCGCTGCCTTGCGCGGCGGCCCGATCGTGCTCGACGGCGCCATGGGCACCGAGCTCGAGGCTCGCGGGGTGAACACGGCCCAGGCGCTGTGGTCCGCCCTTGCCCTCATCGAGGACCCCCAGGCCGTGGCCGCGGTCCACGACTCCTATCTTCGCGCAGGCGCGAGCATCATCACCACCAACTCCTATCAGGCGACCCTGCCAGCCCTCATCGACGCGAGACTGGGCGAGGACGCGGCACGAGAGGTGATCGCCTCCAGCGCTCGCATCGCCCTGGGGGTGGCAGGCCGCTTTGAGCAGGAGTTCCCCAGCCGGCAGGTGATCGTCGCCGGAAGCCTTGGGCCCTACGGCGCCTACCTCGCCGACGGCTCGGAGTACAGCGGTGCTTACAGCCTGGGCGCACCCGGCTTCGAGGCGGTCCACCTGCCCCGGATCGAGGCCCTGGTCGGGGCAGGGATCAGGGTCTTCGCGGTGGAGACCCAGCCGCGGCTTGACGAGGCCCAGTGGATCGTCGAGCAGATCCGTGGGATCGCCCCCGGTGCGCAGTGCTGGGCCTCCTTCCAGGTGGGTGACGACGGCGAGCGCCTGGCCGAAGGCACCCCGATCGCCGAGGCCGGAGCCTGGGCGCAGGAGACCGAGGGCGTGATCGCGGTGGGCATCAACTGCGTGGCCCCTCAGGCGGTTCTGCCCGCACTGCGCATCCTGCGAGCGGCAACATCCAAGCCGCTGGTGGCCTACCCCAACTCCGGGGACGCCTACCACCCGGATACCAAGACCTGGACCGCGGCCGGCTCTGCGGAGCGCTTCACCGCGCGGGCCCAGGCGTGGCTGGAGGCCGGGGCCCGCCTCATCGGCGGCTGCTGCCGAACCACTCCCGCCGACACCGCCGTGCTCGCAGCCGCGGTCCTGCGCTGAGGACCGAGACGGTCGCCGGAGTAAGCCCGGGCGCCACTGAAGCGGCGCTCAGCCCTGCGGCCCGACGCTCAGCAGGCGCACGACGGCGCTGTCCTCCCGGTCGGAGGCGTCCAGATCCACCAGAGCGGTCAGGCGCCAGTCGTGATCGCCATCAGGGTCCTCGATGATCTGGGTCGCCAGCCAGACCCTGCGGCCCTGAGCTTCCAGGGCCTCGATGAGCCGGTCCGCCACACCCACCGCAGCCAGCGCTGATGGATCGGGAGCCTCATCGATGGGAGCCAGCGCGATCGCACGGGCAGCCGTGTCCGTGCCGATCCAGTCGTACTCCTCCCAGTAGCGGCCCAGCGCCTCGTCCCAGCGGTCCTCGCCCCAGCCGGAGGCGGCGTCCAGGCGGGCCAGTGCCTCGACGTCGTCGCGGGCCATGAGCTCGACGCGGCGGAACAGCTCGCGGCGCACGGCCACCCGGAAGGCATGGAGATTGCGGGTCAGGGCCACCCTCCCGTCGGCGTCGGCTCCGAAGGCCCGCTCCTGGCCGACTGAATCATCCGCCCCTGCCCGGTCCCCGGGCACAGCCCCCGCCCCGGGCAGGTCACCGCGCTCGGCCGCCCCCAGAGCCTCCCACTCATCCAGCAGGGAGGAGTCGACGGCCCGCACCAGGCCCCCCAGCCAGTCGATGAGCTCGACCACCTCGGAGGTGCGGTGCTCCTCGGGCACCACCTGGCGCAGCGCCCGGTAGGCATCGGAGAGATAGCGCAGGACCACGCCCTCGCTTCGCCCCAGCTCGTAGCGGGAGACGAGATCGGAGAAGGTCATGGCGTTCTCCACCATCTCGCGCACCACTGACTTCGGGCTCAACTCGTAATCGGCCACCCAGGGGTTGGCCTGGCGGTACATCGCCAGGGCGGGGGAGAGCAGATCGGCCAGGGGCTGGGGCCAGGTCACCTCCTCCAGGGCCTCCATGCGCTCCTCATAGTCCATCCCCTCGGCCTTCATCGCCGCGACGGCCTCCCCGCGGGCCTGGCGCTGCTGGGCGTAGAGCAGCGGGCGGGGATCATCCAGGGTCGCCTCGACCACCGAGACCACGTCGAGGGTGTGCTCCGCGGACTGCGTGTTCAGCAGATCCATGGCCGCCAGGGCGAAGGGCGCCAGAGGCTGGTTGAGGGCGAAATCCCCGGGCAGGTCCACCGCCAGGCGCAGGCGCGGCCGGCCATCGGCCGCGGCCACCGCACTGGAGACATGCTCCACCACGCCAGCCGTGCGCAAGGAGCGGTAGATGTCCAGGGCCCGGCGCACATGACGGCGTCGCTCCTCGCCGCTGGCCTGCACCCGGCTGAGAAGAGCGGCCATATGCGCCACCGGATCACCGGGGCGCTCCATGAGACTGAGCACCATGGTGGTGGTGACCTGGAACTGGCTGGTCAGGGTCTCCGGAGAGGCGTCCCGCAGGCGCTCAAAGGTCTTGTCGGTCCAGTTCACCCGCCCCTCGGGGGCCTTCTTGCGCACGATCTTGCGGCGCTTGCGCTCATCATCGCCTGCCTTGGCCAGGGCCTTGGCATTCTCGATGACATGCTCGGGGGCCTGGACCTCGACGAATCCCCGGGTGTCGAATCCCGCCCGCCCGGCGCGCCCCGCGATCTGATGGAACTCCCGGGCCGTGAGGTGGCGCTCCTTGGAGCCGTCGAACTTCACCAGTGAGGTCAGCACCACTGAGCGGATGGGCACGTTGATGCCCACCCCCAGGGTGTCAGTCCCGCAGATCACCGCCAGCAGACCGGCGCGCGCCAGCCTCTCGACGAGGCGCCGGTAGCGCGGCAGCATCCCGGCATGGTGCACTCCGATGCCCCCGCGCACAAGCCGCGAGAGAGTGGCGCCAAAGCCTCCGCCGAAGCGGAAGTCCGCCAGCGCCGCCACGATCTCCGCCTTGCGGCTCTTGGGCACCAGATCCACGCTCAGCAGTGCCGTGGCCCGCTCAATGGCCTCCTTCTGAGAGAAGTGGACCACGTAGACCGGGGCCCGGTCCTGACCCACCAGGCGCTGGAGCAGCTCCCCGATGGGCTCGACGCTGTAGTCCAGCTCCAGGGGGACCGGTCGCACCGCATCATCGACGACGGCGACCTCGCGCCCCGTGCGCTCCCGCAGATCCCCCACGAAGAAGGAGACGTCCCCCAGCGTGGCCGACAGCAGCACCATCTGCGCCCGGGGCAGCTCAAGGAGCGGGACCTGCCAAGCCCAGCCGCGCTGCGGATCGGCGTAGTAGTGGAACTCATCCATGATCACGCAGTCGATATCGAGATCCTCCCCCTCCCGCAGGGCCTGATTGGCCAGGATCTCCGCCGTGCAGCAGATGATGGGGGCGGCCGCGTTGATCGAGGTGTCCCCGGTGACCATCCCGACATTGCCAGCCCCGAACAGTCCCACTAGCTCGAAGAACTTCTCCGAGACCAGGGCCTTGAGCGGGGCGGTGTAGTAGGAGCGCCCACCGCGCGCCAGCGAGGCCGTATGGGCTGCCAGGGCGATCATCGACTTGCCCGAGCCCGTGGGCGTGGCGGCGATGACGTGCCTGCCCTCCAGGATCTGGGACAGGGCCTCGTCCTGATGCGGGTAGAGGGGTCGGCCGCTGGACTCCGCCCACTGGCTGAAGGCCAGGTAGACCTCCTCCGGCTCGGGCACCCGATCCGGGTCATCAGCCGGGATCAGATCATCGAGCATCGCATTGAGCGCAGGGGAGGAACCAGTGGCGGGCATGGCGCCATGCTCTCACGCGGTGGTGCGCCCCAAGGCGGCAGGGACCCGCCGATGGCAGCGGGCACCGGTCCGGCAAGAGCCCTCCGTCCGCCCTGCTCGACGACCGTGGGGACCACCATCCGGCACATTGGCGCAACCACGGCCCGACTCGTGAGATCATGCGCCCGTTCTCCACCCCCGATGTGGCAAAGGTCGTCACTCATGGATGCTCTGGCTGCCAGCCTTCTGGCGATAGCGGACTGGATCACCGCTCACATCACCATGTGGGTGCTCATCGCCACTGGCCTGTTCCTCACCGTCATCTCCCGCGGTGTGCAGCTGCGCCAGCTGCCCGCGATGGTCCGTCAGGTCCTGGGCTCCCGCTCACAGGCAAAGGGGGGCATCTCCTCCTTCCAGGCCTTCGCGATCTCACTGGCCGCCCGGGTGGGGGTCGGCAACATCTTCGGCGTGGCCGCCGCCCTCCTGGCGGGCGGGCCGGGCGCGATCTTCTGGATGTGGGTCGTCGCACTGGTCGGCATGGCCACCGCCTTCTTCGAGGCGACGCTGGCCCAGATCTTCAAGGTCAGGGCGGCTGATGGCTCCTTCCGCGGCGGCCCGGCCTTCTACATGGCACGCGGCATGCGCGCCAAGCCGCTGGCCGTCCTCTTCGCCGGCATCACGGTCATCACCTGCGGTTTCGTCATCACCTCGGTGCAGGCCAACGCCTTCGCCGGCACCCTCGTGTCCGCCTTCGGCCAGGGGTCCTCGGCCCTGCCCGGCTTCGGGGGTCTGAGCCCCGCCCAGCTCGTCGTCGCGGGCCTGACCTTCGTGCTCACGGCTGTGGTCATCTTCGGCGGCATCCGCTCGGTCGCCCGAGTCACCGAGTGGATGGCGCCCATCATGGCGCTGGTCTACATCGTCCTCGTGGCCGTCATCTGCCTGGCCAACCTCAGTGAGTTCGTCACCGTCCTCACCCAGATCATCAACGGCGCCTTCGCGCCCGAGCCCCTTGTCGGCGGCCTGGGCGGCGGAATCCTGGCCGCGGTCATCAACGGCACGAAGCGCGGATTGTTCTCCAATGAGGCCGGCCAGGGCACCGCGCCCAACGCCGCCGCCACCGCCACCGTCACCCATCCCGTCAAGCAGGGCCTCATCCAGTCCCTGGGCGTGTTCATCGACACGATCATCGTGTGCACGGCCACCGCCTTCGTCATCCTCATCGCCGGGCCTGAGGTCTGGACCGACCCCGGGGCCAACCCGGCCACCCTGACCACCCTGGCCATCGCGCACGGGCTCGGGGGCTGGACCGTTCTGCCGATGGCGGTCCTCATCTTCGTGCTGGCCTACTCCTCGATCATCGCCGCCTACGTCTACTCCGAGGTCAACATGGACTACCTGACCTCGGGCAACCCCCGGGCCACGTGGTTCGTGCGCGTCCTGTCCGTGGTCTCGGCCACCGCTGGGGCCGTCCTGACCCTCGACGTCGTGTGGAACGCGGTGGACATCGCCATGGCCATCATGACGCTGACCAACCTTCTTGCCCTCCTCGGGCTCTTCTCCTGGGGGACCGGTGCCCTGCGCGACTACGAGGCGCAGGTGCGGGCCGGCAAGGAGCCCGTCTTCGTGGGCATCGGCAATCCGTATCTGCCCGGCGATGTCCCCGGCGACGTCTGGACCGCCGAGCGCCAGAGCACCCCGGCACAGTCCGACCAGCCCCCTGCCGAGCACTGATTGGCCACTGAGAGGACGATCATCATGAACGCAGCATCGGCCGCCCAGCCCGACACTCTCCAGTCCCAGGTCGAGAGCCTCCTGGGGCAGATCAACAACGCCCTGTACACCTATATCCTCATCATCCTGCTCGTGGGGGTGGGCATCTACCTCACGGTGCGCACCGGTGGCGTGCAGGTCCGCCACTTCGGCACCATGGTGACCTCCATCCTGCGCTCGCGGGGCGGTGCCGAGGGCGGGATCTCCTCCTTCCAGGCCTTCGCCGTGGGCCTGGCCGCCAGGGTGGGCATCGGCAACATCGCCGGCGTCGCCCTGGCCATCGTCGCCGGCGGGCCCGGTGCCCTGTTCTGGATGTGGGTGGTGGCCCTCATCGGCATGGCGACCAGCTTCACCGAGTCCACCCTGGCCCAGATCTTCAAGGAGCGCGGGCGGGACTTCACCTTCCGCGGCGGTCCCGCCTACTACATCGCCAACGGCCTGGGGCAGCGGGTGTGGGCGCGGGTCTTCGCCATGCTGTGCATCATCTCGGTGGGCATCACGGTGGTCATGGTCCAGACCAACTCCCTGGCCGGGGTCATCAACGCCACCGTCCCCTCCGTCCAGCCCTGGATGGTGGGGGTCTTCATGGTCATGCTCACCGGGCCCGTCGTCCTGGGAGGGCTGAAGGCGGTGGCTCGCCTCACCGAGTGGATGGCCCCGGTCATGGCCCTGGTCTACGTGGTGGCCACCGTCATCGTCATCGTGATCAACCTGCCGGAGCTCCCCGCCGTCCTGTCCTCCATCATCCGCGGGGCGTTCGGGCTCGAGCAGGCGCTCTACGGCACG
This genomic interval carries:
- a CDS encoding alanine/glycine:cation symporter family protein, coding for MNAASAAQPDTLQSQVESLLGQINNALYTYILIILLVGVGIYLTVRTGGVQVRHFGTMVTSILRSRGGAEGGISSFQAFAVGLAARVGIGNIAGVALAIVAGGPGALFWMWVVALIGMATSFTESTLAQIFKERGRDFTFRGGPAYYIANGLGQRVWARVFAMLCIISVGITVVMVQTNSLAGVINATVPSVQPWMVGVFMVMLTGPVVLGGLKAVARLTEWMAPVMALVYVVATVIVIVINLPELPAVLSSIIRGAFGLEQALYGTAGGILAALLHGVRRGLFSNEAGLGTVPNAAGTATVAHPVRQGLIQSFGVFIDTIVVCTATGLLILLATKTYSPETYSEENTDAVGAVLTQRAVVEHLGQWTTWPMVVLIFVLVFSTVLGCYSYSQVNVNYLGGERRSEQVFGLALTAAAYGGCVLSLPIVWALTDIALGLLGMINLVVIVRLAPWVIGALRDFQAQYARGIDPVFVGHSNPHLPGDVVPGVWEASDSAPRD